One Pseudodesulfovibrio cashew DNA window includes the following coding sequences:
- a CDS encoding DJ-1/PfpI family protein, translating into MTKGLTYGIFIYEQVAELDFVGPLQVFGVSNQLLQSGQVVTIGQDTHPLRGVGGLQIVPDYSFENAPKLDVLLLPGTAEISEYALGNDKAIDWVRDQYNKVDWMTGVCTGGLLLQKAGLLKGRKATTHWMLMESLAKDPEVTELPDLRYVRDGNIVTSQGISAGIDMALWLVGEIHTPDHARMVRKILQYDPAPPYTGEV; encoded by the coding sequence ATGACCAAGGGTCTTACATACGGGATATTCATTTATGAACAGGTCGCCGAACTGGACTTCGTCGGCCCGCTCCAGGTTTTCGGCGTATCAAACCAGCTACTACAAAGCGGACAGGTCGTGACCATCGGGCAGGACACACACCCCCTGCGCGGAGTGGGCGGCTTGCAGATAGTGCCTGACTACAGCTTCGAAAACGCTCCAAAACTGGACGTCCTGCTTCTGCCAGGTACAGCGGAAATCAGTGAATATGCACTTGGCAACGACAAGGCCATCGACTGGGTGCGAGACCAGTACAACAAAGTGGATTGGATGACAGGCGTCTGCACGGGTGGACTTCTCCTGCAAAAGGCGGGCTTGCTCAAAGGGCGCAAGGCTACCACCCACTGGATGCTTATGGAATCATTGGCCAAAGACCCTGAAGTCACGGAATTACCGGACCTTCGCTATGTCCGCGATGGCAACATCGTCACCTCTCAAGGTATTTCCGCCGGCATAGACATGGCCCTGTGGCTCGTCGGAGAAATCCACACCCCTGACCACGCCCGCATGGTCAGAAAAATACTTCAGTACGACCCGGCCCCACCGTACACGGGTGAAGTGTAA
- a CDS encoding thioredoxin family protein, giving the protein MNTQTRNIVCPHCRAINRVQAGREAEATCGKCRGRVFEAKPLELVGSTFERHVTKSDVPVLVDFYSPSCGPCLMMGPQFEEAAKLLHPRVRLAKVDTSAEVGIAGHFGIRSVPTLMLFRGGRQVASQAGAMNARDIVAWTNQYL; this is encoded by the coding sequence ATGAATACACAGACGCGAAATATAGTGTGCCCGCATTGCCGGGCGATCAATCGGGTTCAGGCGGGGCGCGAGGCCGAGGCCACCTGCGGCAAGTGCCGGGGCAGGGTGTTCGAGGCCAAGCCGCTGGAGTTGGTGGGCAGCACGTTCGAGCGGCATGTGACCAAGTCGGATGTGCCCGTGCTGGTGGATTTCTACTCGCCTTCCTGCGGGCCGTGCCTGATGATGGGGCCGCAGTTCGAGGAGGCGGCCAAGCTGCTGCACCCCCGGGTACGGCTGGCCAAGGTGGACACTTCCGCCGAGGTCGGCATCGCCGGGCATTTCGGCATCCGGTCCGTGCCCACGCTGATGCTCTTCCGGGGCGGTCGGCAGGTGGCGTCCCAGGCCGGGGCCATGAACGCCAGGGACATCGTGGCCTGGACCAACCAATATCTGTAG
- a CDS encoding GlxA family transcriptional regulator, with protein MLLNIGRKCVFFVIAATPRPPYLVSMKKRMEFYFYQGMLALDVTGPLDVFQAANELLSRNGKGKGGYELTFSANAPGPVSTSSGLCLHADARPGMKKIDTLLVPGGMIAETASTDSTNSLNIQMAAQKARRVVSVCSGAFLLAAAGLLDGRKATTHWMVADRLAQLYPAVHLEQDSIYVQDGNTYTSAGVTAGIDLALALVEEDYGPSLAIEVARLLLLYRRRPGNQSQFSTTLALQAKVGKRFKPLFDWAEAHLDQKLTVDQLAEKAHMSSRTFARIFPSETGMSPGRFIEQLRIDRARELLESGVEGLEQIARESGFGREERLRRAFQRRLGISPAQYRAHFMKGEQHDQGSYIRDIHL; from the coding sequence GTGCTGCTCAATATTGGCAGAAAATGCGTGTTTTTTGTCATTGCCGCCACTCCCCGTCCTCCCTATCTTGTTTCCATGAAGAAACGCATGGAGTTCTATTTCTACCAAGGCATGCTGGCACTTGATGTCACCGGTCCCCTCGACGTCTTTCAAGCTGCCAACGAATTGCTCTCGCGAAATGGCAAAGGGAAGGGGGGATACGAACTGACTTTTTCCGCCAACGCCCCCGGACCGGTATCCACTTCATCCGGCCTGTGCCTTCATGCAGATGCCCGTCCCGGAATGAAAAAAATTGACACGCTATTGGTACCAGGCGGGATGATCGCAGAAACGGCTTCCACGGACTCGACAAACAGTCTGAACATACAAATGGCGGCACAAAAAGCGAGACGGGTCGTTTCGGTGTGTAGCGGCGCCTTCCTCCTGGCTGCAGCAGGCCTCCTTGATGGTCGAAAGGCGACCACTCATTGGATGGTAGCCGACCGTCTGGCACAACTTTATCCGGCTGTTCACTTGGAACAGGACTCCATCTACGTGCAGGACGGCAATACATACACCAGTGCAGGCGTGACCGCCGGGATAGATCTGGCCCTTGCGCTGGTTGAAGAGGATTACGGCCCTTCCTTGGCCATCGAGGTGGCGAGACTGCTTCTGCTGTACCGCAGAAGACCGGGCAATCAGAGCCAATTCAGCACGACACTTGCTCTGCAAGCGAAGGTGGGCAAGCGCTTCAAGCCTCTTTTCGATTGGGCCGAAGCCCATCTTGATCAAAAGCTCACAGTGGACCAGTTGGCCGAGAAAGCCCACATGAGCTCCCGCACTTTTGCACGAATTTTTCCGTCGGAAACCGGCATGAGCCCTGGCCGATTTATTGAGCAGCTGCGGATCGATCGCGCGCGCGAATTGCTCGAATCCGGTGTCGAAGGGCTTGAACAGATTGCACGTGAATCCGGCTTCGGTCGCGAGGAGCGGTTGCGCCGCGCCTTCCAGAGAAGGCTCGGCATCAGTCCGGCTCAATATCGAGCCCATTTTATGAAAGGAGAACAACATGACCAAGGGTCTTACATACGGGATATTCATTTATGA
- a CDS encoding tRNA (adenine-N1)-methyltransferase has product MIEPGQLILLISHKGKRYLRKLEAGGEVHTHDGKLLMDEVAEAGFGQYVKTHLGRPYLILKPTLHDLIKGVKRQTQIMYPKEIGYLMMKLGIGPGSTVIESGTGSGGLTTALAWFVGDTGKVITYERRADFFKLAGKNLERVGLAHRVEQVNQNIEDGFLHSGADALFLDVRTPWEYLHSIPDAVIPGAMCGFLLPTVNQVSDLLRGLEDGPFADLEVLEILVRRWKPVADRLRPDDRMVAHTGFLVFARYMEPPKAAPAPELAPEPAETPAPAPEELPGDEDETSPDDE; this is encoded by the coding sequence ATGATCGAACCCGGACAACTCATTTTACTGATAAGCCACAAAGGCAAACGTTACCTGCGCAAGCTGGAGGCGGGCGGCGAGGTTCACACCCATGACGGGAAGCTCCTCATGGACGAGGTGGCCGAGGCGGGCTTCGGCCAGTACGTCAAGACCCACCTGGGCCGTCCGTACCTGATCCTCAAGCCCACCCTGCACGACCTGATCAAGGGCGTGAAGCGCCAGACCCAGATCATGTACCCCAAGGAGATCGGCTACCTGATGATGAAGCTGGGCATCGGCCCCGGCTCCACTGTCATCGAGTCCGGTACGGGCTCAGGCGGCCTGACCACGGCCCTGGCCTGGTTCGTGGGCGACACCGGCAAGGTCATCACCTACGAACGCCGCGCCGATTTCTTCAAGCTCGCGGGCAAGAACCTGGAGCGCGTGGGCCTCGCCCACCGCGTGGAGCAGGTCAACCAGAATATCGAGGACGGCTTCCTGCACTCTGGCGCGGACGCCCTCTTCCTGGACGTGCGCACCCCGTGGGAATATCTCCACTCCATACCGGATGCGGTCATCCCTGGTGCCATGTGCGGCTTCCTGCTGCCCACGGTCAACCAGGTATCCGACCTGCTGCGCGGCCTGGAAGACGGCCCCTTTGCCGACCTGGAAGTCCTGGAAATCCTGGTCCGCCGCTGGAAGCCCGTGGCCGACCGACTGCGCCCGGACGACCGCATGGTGGCCCACACCGGCTTCCTGGTCTTCGCCCGCTACATGGAGCCGCCCAAGGCCGCCCCTGCGCCCGAACTCGCGCCTGAACCGGCGGAGACACCCGCGCCCGCCCCGGAAGAACTCCCCGGGGATGAAGACGAAACCAGTCCCGACGACGAATAA
- a CDS encoding RNA polymerase sigma factor, with amino-acid sequence MDASDQRMEAFLKSIEAKAYRMALVGCSDPDDALDLVQDSMCRFVDKYASKPRDQWRPLFYTILNNRIKDLYRKRTVRNKWRMWFSPDQDRNQGDPIQAMPDHKAEDPEHAAKVGDAFGQLETALKTLPHRQRQVFLLRTWEEMSVKETALAMGCSEGSVKTHYSRAVHALRDKLGDHWP; translated from the coding sequence ATCGACGCATCGGACCAGCGCATGGAAGCGTTTCTGAAATCCATTGAGGCCAAGGCCTACCGCATGGCGCTGGTCGGTTGCAGCGATCCGGATGACGCACTGGATCTGGTGCAGGATTCCATGTGCCGCTTTGTCGACAAGTACGCCTCCAAGCCGCGCGATCAATGGAGGCCGCTGTTCTACACGATTCTGAACAACCGTATCAAGGATCTGTATCGCAAGCGGACCGTGCGGAACAAATGGCGGATGTGGTTCAGCCCGGACCAGGACCGGAACCAGGGCGACCCCATCCAGGCCATGCCGGACCACAAGGCAGAGGACCCCGAACACGCCGCCAAGGTGGGCGACGCCTTCGGACAACTGGAAACCGCGCTGAAAACCCTTCCGCACAGGCAGCGGCAGGTCTTCCTGCTCCGCACCTGGGAGGAAATGAGTGTGAAGGAGACGGCCCTGGCCATGGGCTGCTCCGAGGGATCGGTGAAGACCCATTACTCCCGGGCGGTACACGCCCTCCGGGACAAATTGGGGGACCATTGGCCATGA
- a CDS encoding DUF3106 domain-containing protein has protein sequence MMKDSKRFVRGLARALCGLAAWVLVLALCSPALAGRFEDLTPDQQKVLAPYRDRWDGLGADRQERLTRGADRWMKMSPKERTQARERLQQWKAMTPEQREQVRERFQRFKQLSPERKEQLQRAREQYQKMTPEQRERVREQWRNTRPQRQDGMRGQGSGNSQGRSPNRQWQNGPSQQGRSGSQGWQQPDYQRRGNGQGQPSRQQPNWRQSPSGGGQSPGRGQQPGQGRGRW, from the coding sequence ATGATGAAGGACAGTAAGCGTTTCGTGCGCGGGCTGGCCCGTGCCCTGTGCGGCCTGGCGGCCTGGGTGCTCGTCCTGGCGCTGTGCTCCCCGGCTTTGGCCGGGCGGTTCGAGGACCTGACTCCCGATCAGCAGAAGGTGCTCGCCCCGTACCGCGACCGCTGGGACGGCCTCGGCGCGGACCGGCAGGAGCGGCTGACGCGTGGGGCCGACCGGTGGATGAAGATGTCCCCCAAGGAGCGGACCCAGGCCCGGGAGCGCCTCCAGCAGTGGAAGGCCATGACCCCGGAGCAGCGGGAGCAGGTGCGCGAGCGGTTCCAGCGCTTCAAGCAGCTGAGTCCGGAGCGGAAGGAACAGCTTCAGCGGGCCCGCGAACAGTATCAAAAGATGACCCCGGAACAGCGTGAACGCGTCCGGGAGCAGTGGCGCAACACCCGACCCCAGCGGCAGGATGGCATGCGCGGCCAAGGCTCAGGGAACAGCCAGGGCCGGAGTCCGAACCGCCAGTGGCAAAATGGTCCGTCCCAACAGGGCCGGAGCGGGAGCCAGGGCTGGCAGCAGCCCGATTACCAGCGTCGGGGCAACGGGCAGGGACAGCCGTCCCGGCAGCAGCCGAACTGGCGGCAATCCCCGTCCGGCGGGGGACAGTCTCCCGGTCGGGGCCAACAGCCCGGCCAGGGCCGTGGCCGCTGGTGA
- a CDS encoding RHS repeat domain-containing protein has protein sequence MSNVYTCELKHDRNGRIVEKVETVQGKAMKWTYAYDKEGRLFEAHLGNRLVCQCHYDREGRRQQDYFPRTHGKDIRNYSYRMDNRLASAGNNRFTHDKNGFRSIWNHEGQYTTYRYAPDYRLLRAEQEDAGIVFEFTHDENGRREVKYRNGELVEAYTWLDFLRLAGFHDGEAGYRFAYDGDERTPYAMQREDGAVAYLYYDQVGSLRVVADGSGNVIKEILYDPFGGIIEDTNPGLRVPIGFAGGLHDRDLGFVRFGWRDYDTFTSRWTAPDPLGDKGGDPDWYGYCLDDPVNGVDPLGLFAWLSQLLAKGAANEAAKTYEIMKNVKWGGNGRAPISDGPMYGNWGGKNYSGGKTGGEVGDAGPIDSSDVLYKQHDLAYEKAKNTPVLGDVKKAQREMIKMADKNLVNGLNELDSDPRNWPSPPPVGTEKTASWFKDKAEWWFK, from the coding sequence ATGAGCAACGTATATACTTGCGAGTTGAAGCACGACCGGAATGGCCGCATCGTGGAGAAAGTCGAGACCGTCCAGGGCAAGGCCATGAAGTGGACCTACGCCTACGACAAGGAAGGACGGCTCTTCGAGGCACACCTGGGCAATCGGCTGGTCTGCCAGTGCCATTACGACCGGGAAGGCCGACGCCAGCAGGATTACTTTCCCAGGACGCACGGCAAGGACATCCGCAACTACAGCTACCGCATGGACAACCGGCTGGCCTCGGCGGGGAACAACCGGTTCACCCACGACAAAAACGGGTTCCGGTCCATCTGGAACCATGAGGGGCAATACACCACCTACCGGTACGCTCCGGACTACCGCCTCTTGCGGGCGGAACAGGAGGACGCGGGCATTGTCTTCGAGTTCACGCACGACGAAAACGGCCGGCGCGAGGTGAAATACCGCAACGGCGAGCTGGTCGAGGCCTATACGTGGCTCGACTTCCTGCGCCTAGCCGGATTCCATGACGGCGAGGCCGGCTACCGTTTCGCTTACGACGGCGACGAGCGCACGCCCTATGCCATGCAGCGGGAAGACGGCGCCGTGGCCTACCTGTACTACGACCAGGTTGGCTCCCTGCGCGTGGTTGCCGATGGGTCCGGTAACGTGATAAAGGAAATCCTGTACGACCCCTTCGGCGGCATCATCGAAGACACCAACCCGGGTTTGCGAGTCCCCATCGGCTTCGCGGGCGGGTTGCACGACAGGGATCTCGGCTTCGTCCGCTTCGGCTGGCGAGATTACGACACCTTCACCAGCCGCTGGACCGCGCCCGATCCGCTGGGCGACAAGGGCGGTGACCCGGACTGGTATGGGTACTGTCTGGATGATCCGGTCAATGGGGTAGACCCGCTGGGGCTATTTGCTTGGCTATCGCAACTCTTAGCCAAAGGTGCTGCCAATGAAGCGGCAAAGACTTATGAAATTATGAAGAATGTTAAGTGGGGCGGAAACGGACGTGCTCCCATATCTGATGGCCCTATGTATGGCAATTGGGGTGGCAAGAACTATAGCGGAGGCAAAACCGGCGGAGAAGTTGGTGATGCGGGGCCGATTGACAGCTCGGATGTATTGTATAAACAGCATGATCTTGCTTACGAGAAGGCCAAAAATACTCCGGTGTTGGGAGATGTTAAAAAGGCTCAGCGTGAAATGATTAAAATGGCAGACAAAAATTTGGTTAACGGCTTGAATGAGTTGGATAGCGACCCTCGAAATTGGCCAAGCCCTCCTCCTGTTGGAACTGAAAAAACTGCTAGCTGGTTTAAGGACAAAGCGGAATGGTGGTTCAAATGA
- a CDS encoding SulP family inorganic anion transporter: MAFSLRARAASLAPKSFTYLKSYSLNALQRDLGAGVTVGIVALPLAMAFAIASGAGPQAGLYTAVVAGFIISILGGTRFQIGGPTGAFVIIIAGVIGRNGYEGLVLATILAGLLLILMGIFGMGRLLQYIPYPVTAGFTSGIGLLIFTSQLKDFFGLQISQMPSAFASQVVACAQAMPSFALATFCIGTLTLAVMLMVRRFIPRIPAPFAGILIGSIAAWALGLDVETIGSRFGGIPATLPKFMPVAGVTLADIRNVLPDALSIAVLAGIESLLSATVADGMSGDRHNSSTELVAQGAANIASSLFGGLPATGAIARTATNIRAGAFSPFAGVIHALTLVMFIKFLSPVASLIPLSSLAAVLMVVAWDMSEPHRIKRLLRAPMSDSMVMLSAFGLTVFIGLTTAVEIGVVLSAILFMKRMSELVDIHSLDTGLPEEAIISRRTGHPRMVVYEISGPLFFGMTHRFLDVMRFTRKKPEILVLCMRQVPTIDATGLEGLETVIRRSQQQGIRVILSGVHPTIMKVMKRMGTDQIVGSNNIFTDFSTAVSENLPFLTEDDTSVKVVMGKAAHSV; the protein is encoded by the coding sequence ATGGCATTCTCTCTGCGTGCGCGAGCCGCTTCGCTCGCTCCCAAAAGCTTTACGTATTTGAAAAGTTATTCCTTAAATGCGCTGCAGCGTGACCTCGGGGCCGGAGTCACTGTCGGCATTGTGGCCCTGCCCCTCGCCATGGCCTTTGCCATTGCCTCGGGAGCCGGTCCGCAGGCGGGATTATATACTGCGGTGGTCGCCGGATTCATCATCTCGATTTTGGGCGGCACCCGCTTCCAGATTGGCGGCCCAACAGGCGCATTCGTAATCATCATTGCCGGAGTCATCGGTCGGAATGGATACGAAGGTCTTGTTCTGGCCACCATTTTGGCAGGCCTGCTGCTCATCCTCATGGGGATCTTTGGCATGGGACGGCTGTTGCAATACATCCCTTACCCGGTCACAGCCGGGTTTACCTCAGGCATCGGCCTGCTCATCTTCACTTCGCAACTCAAGGACTTTTTCGGGCTTCAGATCAGTCAGATGCCATCTGCATTTGCCAGTCAGGTTGTGGCCTGTGCTCAGGCCATGCCTTCGTTTGCCCTCGCAACATTCTGCATCGGCACGCTGACCTTGGCGGTCATGCTGATGGTTCGCCGGTTCATCCCGCGCATTCCTGCCCCGTTTGCCGGAATCCTTATCGGGAGCATTGCGGCTTGGGCTCTGGGCTTGGACGTGGAGACCATCGGCAGTCGATTCGGAGGCATCCCGGCGACCTTGCCAAAATTCATGCCTGTCGCGGGGGTCACTCTGGCCGATATCCGCAATGTGCTCCCCGACGCCCTTTCCATCGCCGTGCTCGCGGGCATAGAATCCCTCTTAAGCGCCACCGTGGCTGACGGCATGAGTGGCGACCGACACAATTCATCCACGGAATTGGTGGCTCAGGGAGCCGCCAACATCGCCTCTTCCCTGTTTGGCGGCCTGCCTGCAACCGGGGCCATCGCCCGCACCGCCACCAACATCCGGGCCGGGGCCTTTTCCCCCTTTGCCGGGGTGATTCATGCCCTGACCCTAGTGATGTTCATCAAATTCCTGTCACCGGTGGCCTCGCTTATCCCCTTGTCCAGTCTGGCTGCCGTGCTCATGGTCGTGGCTTGGGACATGAGCGAACCCCACCGTATAAAACGATTGTTGCGCGCCCCCATGTCCGACTCCATGGTCATGCTGAGTGCCTTTGGTCTGACCGTATTTATAGGGCTGACCACAGCCGTGGAAATCGGCGTAGTCCTGTCCGCCATCCTGTTCATGAAACGCATGAGTGAATTGGTGGATATCCACAGTTTGGACACCGGATTGCCCGAAGAGGCGATCATCAGTCGCCGAACCGGTCACCCCCGAATGGTTGTGTATGAAATTTCCGGTCCTTTGTTCTTCGGTATGACCCATCGGTTCCTCGACGTCATGCGCTTTACCCGAAAGAAACCGGAAATACTCGTCTTGTGCATGCGCCAAGTACCGACTATTGACGCCACAGGGCTGGAAGGGTTGGAAACCGTTATTCGCCGAAGCCAACAACAGGGCATACGGGTCATCCTGTCCGGCGTGCATCCCACCATCATGAAGGTTATGAAACGGATGGGAACGGATCAAATCGTCGGTAGCAACAATATCTTCACCGACTTCTCCACGGCAGTTTCGGAGAACCTCCCCTTCCTTACTGAGGACGATACTTCGGTCAAAGTCGTGATGGGCAAGGCAGCACATTCCGTGTAG
- a CDS encoding glycosyltransferase family 9 protein yields MNKDEIKKILLLRADRIGDMFCTTPALRAMRQGFPDARIDLIASEGNRSVAEGNPHIDNLYVFPAKKPWKWPYHFLRHRLTGYDLVVNFNGESGTTSRLARFLGARRLVGTWARKTEGYYPETVRMVKGDHTIDFMLRVTAHLGAPSEDRSMVYPLPEEVLERQRKRFPRREGKKRVAVFIGNAKKVDTRWPEDRFVALTDRLLEREDVEIYIVAGPGDEGLLEGFTWSEDRVLYPGGSLRELGAFLKTCDLFVTSSTGPMHLAAAVDAPMVAILADFTYECWRPLADIHAIVQSGQSGVQVGTVTVDEVLKAVNRKLGS; encoded by the coding sequence ATGAACAAAGACGAAATCAAGAAGATCCTGCTGCTGCGGGCCGACCGCATCGGCGACATGTTCTGCACCACACCGGCCCTGCGCGCCATGCGGCAGGGATTCCCGGATGCGCGCATCGACCTGATCGCCAGCGAGGGCAACCGCTCCGTGGCCGAGGGCAACCCCCACATCGACAACCTGTACGTGTTTCCGGCCAAGAAGCCCTGGAAGTGGCCGTATCATTTTCTGCGCCACCGGCTGACGGGCTATGACCTGGTGGTCAACTTCAACGGCGAGTCCGGCACCACCTCCCGGCTGGCCCGGTTTCTGGGCGCGCGCCGGTTGGTGGGCACCTGGGCGCGCAAGACCGAGGGGTATTATCCCGAGACCGTGCGCATGGTGAAGGGTGACCACACCATCGACTTCATGCTCCGGGTCACGGCCCACCTGGGTGCGCCGTCCGAGGACAGGAGCATGGTCTACCCCCTGCCGGAAGAGGTGCTGGAGCGCCAGCGAAAGCGGTTCCCCCGGCGCGAAGGGAAGAAGCGGGTGGCCGTGTTCATCGGCAACGCCAAGAAGGTGGACACCCGCTGGCCCGAGGACCGCTTCGTGGCCCTGACCGATCGGCTGCTGGAGCGGGAAGACGTGGAGATTTACATCGTGGCCGGACCGGGCGACGAGGGGCTGCTCGAGGGCTTCACCTGGTCGGAGGACCGGGTGCTCTATCCCGGCGGCAGCCTGCGCGAGCTCGGAGCGTTTCTCAAGACCTGCGACCTGTTCGTGACCAGCTCCACCGGCCCCATGCACCTGGCCGCCGCCGTGGACGCGCCCATGGTCGCCATCCTGGCCGACTTCACCTATGAGTGCTGGCGGCCCCTGGCCGATATCCACGCCATTGTCCAGTCCGGCCAGTCCGGCGTGCAGGTGGGCACGGTCACGGTGGATGAAGTCCTCAAGGCCGTGAACCGGAAGCTCGGGAGCTGA